Proteins found in one Candidatus Atribacteria bacterium ADurb.Bin276 genomic segment:
- the yheS gene encoding putative ABC transporter ATP-binding protein YheS, translating into MIQLQDIYLSFNGKTLFNSLSLSINEKNRIGLVGNNGTGKTTLFHIILGKTTPDRGLVEVPNNKTIGYLPQDLVELEPINIIDFLKNVTGLKVVETTLKSCEHKMAFTDPQSDQYQNLLKKYEEASHLFSVFDGYSFEAKSKKVLHGLGFEEKDYSKLCTEFSGGWKMKILLASILLSNPDIMLLDEPTNHLDTENMEWMEKYLEDYSGTLVTISHDRRFLDKITQLTFEIFNGKLNLYHGNYSFYLKEKDQKRLLIEKEIETQRKKIEKTEAFIERFRYKATKAAQVQSRIKMLEKFNLIEMEKEAKPVSIHFPPGERSGLEVLKVENLSKKYDSRFVFKNINFSLYRGEKVALAGVNGAGKSTFTRIISGNEDPTSGQVIYGDKVKIAFFSQESAQNLNYAHTIWEEISSIPTKMLDIEKRNLLGAFLFSGDDIYKPIPVLSGGEKARLTLVKILMNETNFLILDEPTNHLDMSTNELFQRALMEYSGTVLIVSHDRYFLDNLVERVIEIQDGKIYEYPGNYSYYNEKREQRQALSSGDSDQSEKEKTAQSKKREIRRIEAEARNFLSRKKREIQSRLLPVEDAISKLEKKKSENESLLCDPSILTDSEKVQTLMKELKEINEELAVFMQKWETIAEEMDQLNTKEE; encoded by the coding sequence ATGATACAACTCCAAGACATTTATCTCAGCTTTAACGGAAAGACACTATTTAATAGTCTTTCTTTGTCTATCAACGAAAAAAATCGCATTGGCTTGGTCGGTAATAATGGTACCGGTAAAACGACCCTTTTCCATATTATTCTTGGAAAGACAACTCCCGATCGGGGCTTGGTAGAAGTTCCAAATAATAAAACCATCGGGTATCTTCCTCAGGATTTGGTGGAATTAGAACCAATCAACATTATAGACTTTTTAAAAAATGTTACCGGCTTAAAAGTAGTTGAGACCACTCTCAAATCCTGTGAACATAAAATGGCATTTACCGATCCTCAATCTGACCAATATCAAAATCTTTTAAAAAAATATGAGGAAGCCTCACACCTCTTCTCAGTCTTCGATGGATATTCTTTTGAAGCAAAATCCAAAAAAGTTCTTCATGGTTTGGGTTTTGAGGAAAAAGATTACAGTAAGTTGTGTACTGAGTTTTCCGGCGGTTGGAAAATGAAAATACTCTTAGCTTCAATTCTTCTTTCGAATCCCGATATCATGTTACTTGATGAACCGACCAATCACCTTGACACTGAAAATATGGAATGGATGGAAAAGTATCTCGAAGATTATTCGGGTACGCTGGTTACTATTTCCCATGACCGGCGTTTTTTAGATAAAATCACCCAACTAACCTTCGAAATTTTTAATGGAAAATTGAACCTCTACCATGGGAATTATTCCTTCTACTTAAAAGAAAAGGATCAAAAACGTTTACTCATTGAAAAAGAAATTGAAACCCAACGGAAAAAAATCGAAAAGACCGAAGCCTTTATTGAGCGATTTCGCTATAAAGCGACCAAAGCAGCACAAGTTCAAAGTCGAATTAAAATGTTAGAAAAGTTCAATCTGATTGAAATGGAGAAAGAAGCTAAACCGGTGTCTATACACTTCCCTCCCGGCGAAAGGAGTGGTTTGGAAGTTCTCAAAGTCGAGAATTTATCCAAAAAATATGATAGCCGTTTTGTATTCAAGAATATAAATTTTTCTCTTTATCGAGGAGAAAAAGTAGCTCTTGCCGGAGTGAATGGAGCTGGAAAATCAACCTTCACCAGAATAATATCTGGCAATGAAGATCCCACCTCGGGCCAAGTTATTTATGGTGACAAAGTAAAAATTGCCTTCTTTTCTCAAGAGAGTGCGCAAAATCTTAATTATGCTCATACTATTTGGGAAGAGATCAGCTCAATTCCTACTAAAATGCTTGATATTGAAAAAAGAAACCTCTTGGGAGCTTTTCTTTTTTCCGGAGACGATATATATAAACCGATTCCGGTTTTATCTGGGGGAGAAAAAGCTCGGTTAACTTTAGTAAAAATCCTCATGAATGAAACCAATTTTTTAATTCTTGATGAACCGACTAACCATCTTGATATGAGTACCAATGAACTTTTTCAGAGAGCTTTAATGGAATACAGTGGAACTGTCCTCATCGTTTCCCATGACCGATATTTTCTTGACAATTTAGTTGAACGGGTAATCGAAATTCAGGACGGCAAAATTTACGAATATCCCGGGAATTATTCTTATTACAACGAAAAAAGAGAGCAACGACAAGCCCTTTCTTCTGGTGACTCAGACCAGTCTGAAAAAGAAAAGACAGCTCAATCTAAAAAACGGGAAATTCGACGGATTGAAGCTGAAGCCAGAAACTTCCTTTCCCGGAAAAAAAGAGAAATCCAAAGTCGTTTATTACCGGTTGAAGATGCCATCTCAAAACTTGAAAAGAAAAAATCTGAAAATGAATCTCTCTTGTGTGATCCATCAATATTAACTGATTCAGAAAAAGTTCAAACTTTAATGAAAGAGCTCAAAGAAATCAACGAAGAACTCGCCGTCTTTATGCAAAAATGGGAAACCATAGCCGAAGAAATGGATCAACTCAATACCAAAGAAGAATAA